From the genome of Agromyces intestinalis:
CTTCGCCCAGCTTGTGGGTGCGCAGCACGACGGCTTCATCTCGGTAGACCGGCACCCTGCGATTCTCCCACCTGCAGCCGACGGTCACGGCAGCGGGCACGGATGTCGCGCTGCGAGGCATCCGCGCATGATTCACTGATTCGGTGGAAGGCACCCAGTTCACCATCCCTCTGTGGCTCGACCTCACGGCCGTCGGCCTCGGCGGCATCCAGGGCGCACTCTTCGCGTCGGGGTTCCGCGGCGAACGCCGTCTCGACCTGCTCGGGGTCGCGATCATCGGCACGCTCATCGGCCTGGGCGGCGGACTCATCCGCGACCTGCTGCTCGGGCTGCCTCCGGCGAGCCTGCAGAGCAACTGGTATCTCGTGACCGCGGTCATCGCGTCGCTCGTCGGCATGCTGCTTGCCGCGCCGCTGCAGCGGCTGAACGCCGTGATCGTCGGACTCGACGCGCTCGTCATCGGCCTGTTCGGCGCGTTCGGCACGAGCAAGGCGCTGAGCCTCGGCGTGCCGTTCGTGCCCGCCGTGATGGTCGGCGCGTGCGCTGCCGTCGGCGGCGGCGTGCTGCGCGACGTGCTCATGAGCCTGCCGGTGTCGATCATGCACGTCGGCTCGCTCTATGCGGTCGCCGCGCTGACCGGATGCCTCGTGCTGGCGAGTCTGCACGAGTTCGGCGTGCCCATCGCCATCGCCGGGATCGTCGGGGCGGCGGTGACCACGCTCATCCGCTGGCTCGCCGTGATCTTCGACATCTCGCTGCCCGAGCAGCGCATGATCTACCGGCGCAAGGTCGCGACGGAGACCGGGATGATCCCGATCGTCCGTCGCTGACCCTGCGTGGCGATCAGACGGCGCCGGCGAGCGACGGCTCGGCGGTACGCACGACGCCGCGCAGCGCGCGGTTGACCGCCGAGACGATCGCCTTCAGCGACGCGGTCGAGATGTCGGCGTCGATGCCCACTCCCCAGAGCGTCCGACCCTCGACCTGCACCTCGACATAGGCCGCCGCGAGTGCGTCGCCGCTGGCCGACAGCGTGTGCTCGACGTAGTCGACCAGCTTGACCTCGACGCCCTCGGTGCCCAGCACCTGCAGGAACGCCGAGATCGGCCCGTTGCCGACGCCGGCCAGCTCGTGCCGGGTCTCGCCGTCGCGCAGGCCCACCTGCACGCGCACCTCGCCGGTGAGCTCGCTCTCGGTGCGCAGGCTCAACAGCTCGAAGCGGCCCCACTTCTCGTCGGGGCGGTCGGCCGGTGCGGGCAGGTACTCGTCGGTGAAGACGCGCCAGATCTCGTCGCTCGTGACCTCGCCGCCCTCGGTGTCGGTCTTCTGCTGCACGACGCCCGAGAACTCGATCTGCAGGCGACGCGGCAGGTCGAGCGCGTGGTCGGTCTTCAGCAGGTAGGCGACGCCGCCCTTGCCCGACTGCGAGTTGACCCGGATGACCGCCTCGTAGGAGCGCCCCAGATCCTTCGGGTCGACGGGCAGGTAGGGCACGGCCCACTCGAGTTCGTCGACGGCGACGCCGGCCGCGTCGGCGGCGGCGGCCATCGACTCGAAGCCCTTCTTGATCGCGTCCTGGTGCGACCCCGAGAACGCGGTGTAGACGAGGTCGCCGGCCCAGGGGCTGCGCTCGTGCACCGGCAGTTGGTTGCAGTACTCGGCGGTGCGCTTGATCTCGTCGACGTCTGAGAAGTCGATCTGCGGGTCGATGCCCTGCGTGAACAGGTTGATGCCGAGCGCCACGAGGTCGACGTTGCCGGTGCGCTCGCCGTTGCCGAACAGGCACCCCTCGATGCGGTCGGCGCCGGCCAGGTAGCCCAGCTCGGCCGCCGCGACCGCGGTGCCGCGGTCGTTGTGGGGATGCAGGCTCAGGATCACGTTCTCGCGGTGGTTCAGGTGCCGGCTCATCCACTCGATCGAGTCGGCGTACACGTTGGGCGTGGCCATCTCGACCGTGGCCGGCAGGTTGATGATGACCTTGCGCTCGGGCGTCGGCTCGAAGACCTCGAGCACCTGGTTGCAGATGTCGACGGCGAACTCGAGCTCGGTGCCGGTGTACGACTCGGGCGAGTACTCGTAGTAGACGGTCGTGCCGGGCACGGTCGCCTCGTATTCGCGACACTTGCGCGCGCCGTTCAGGGCGATGTCGACGATGCCCTGGCGGTCGGTGCGGAACACCACGTCGCGCTGCAGGATGCTCGTCGAGTTGTAGAGATGCACGATCGCCTGCTTGGCGCCCCTGATCGACTCGTAGGTGCGCTCGATGAGGTGGTCGCGTGCCTGCGTCAGCACCTGGATCGTCACGTCGTCGGGGATCGCGCCCTCTTCGATGAGGCTGCGCACGAAATCGAAGTCGGTCTGGCTCGCGCTCGGGAACCCGACCTCGATCTCCTTATAGCCCATGCGCACAAGCAGGTCGAACATGATGCGCTTGCGCTCGGGGCTCATCGGATCGATGAGCGCCTGGTTGCCGTCGCGCAGGTCGACCGCGCACCAGCGCGGGGCCTCGGTGATGCGCTTGGACGGCCAGGTGCGGTCGGGCAGGTCGACGCGGATCTGCTCGTGGAACGGCCGGTAGCGATGCACGGGCATCGAGGACGGCTTCTGCTGGTTCTTCACTGGACTCTTCTCTCGCTTGGTTCGGTTTCAGCCGACGACGAACTCCGCAGCGAGGGAGGCCTTCGAACTAGGACTCGCTGCGGCAGCTAAGGAGAAGCAGGCCGTGAAGCACGCAGCAAGGCTAGCACCGTCGCCGCGGTGCGCGAAACGTCGGCGGCCGGATGACCCGCCCCCGAGTCATCCGGCCGCCGACGCCCCTGCCCGTCGCGCGGGTCTCGCCTATTCGAC
Proteins encoded in this window:
- a CDS encoding trimeric intracellular cation channel family protein, with protein sequence MEGTQFTIPLWLDLTAVGLGGIQGALFASGFRGERRLDLLGVAIIGTLIGLGGGLIRDLLLGLPPASLQSNWYLVTAVIASLVGMLLAAPLQRLNAVIVGLDALVIGLFGAFGTSKALSLGVPFVPAVMVGACAAVGGGVLRDVLMSLPVSIMHVGSLYAVAALTGCLVLASLHEFGVPIAIAGIVGAAVTTLIRWLAVIFDISLPEQRMIYRRKVATETGMIPIVRR
- the leuA gene encoding 2-isopropylmalate synthase, producing the protein MKNQQKPSSMPVHRYRPFHEQIRVDLPDRTWPSKRITEAPRWCAVDLRDGNQALIDPMSPERKRIMFDLLVRMGYKEIEVGFPSASQTDFDFVRSLIEEGAIPDDVTIQVLTQARDHLIERTYESIRGAKQAIVHLYNSTSILQRDVVFRTDRQGIVDIALNGARKCREYEATVPGTTVYYEYSPESYTGTELEFAVDICNQVLEVFEPTPERKVIINLPATVEMATPNVYADSIEWMSRHLNHRENVILSLHPHNDRGTAVAAAELGYLAGADRIEGCLFGNGERTGNVDLVALGINLFTQGIDPQIDFSDVDEIKRTAEYCNQLPVHERSPWAGDLVYTAFSGSHQDAIKKGFESMAAAADAAGVAVDELEWAVPYLPVDPKDLGRSYEAVIRVNSQSGKGGVAYLLKTDHALDLPRRLQIEFSGVVQQKTDTEGGEVTSDEIWRVFTDEYLPAPADRPDEKWGRFELLSLRTESELTGEVRVQVGLRDGETRHELAGVGNGPISAFLQVLGTEGVEVKLVDYVEHTLSASGDALAAAYVEVQVEGRTLWGVGIDADISTASLKAIVSAVNRALRGVVRTAEPSLAGAV